From Aliarcobacter butzleri, the proteins below share one genomic window:
- the purF gene encoding amidophosphoribosyltransferase: protein MCAIVGIFGNDNAARLASVALFAMQHRGQEATGISSSCDGKIYTKKDRGLVSEVFTDDALKYLKGNMAIGHNRYSTAGGDSILDAQPVYAKYKLGEISIVHNGNLINKDEVRQDLINKGAIFQTGMDTENLIHLIAKNTKDRLRDRIKEALEKTIGAYCFIVQSRSKQFVIRDRYGIRPLSIGKLKSGGYIVASETCAFDLVGAEFIRDVRPGEMLILAEGYEPESIQLFEPEFRPCAFEYVYFARPDSVIDGKNVYTTRENMGKALAKNDKNKNIKIDMVVPVPDSGVPAALGYAAQSGVPFKYGIIRNHYVGRTFIEPTQEMRDLKVRMKLSPMRSLIEGKSLLVIDDSIVRGTTSKRIVKLLKEAGAKEVHFRVASPEIKFPCFYGIDTPHKEELISNNMSKDEVCKYIEADSLEYLSIDDLVNAIGNDRNYALESFDGDYFVKA, encoded by the coding sequence ATGTGTGCAATAGTTGGAATTTTTGGAAATGATAATGCGGCGAGACTAGCCTCAGTTGCTCTGTTTGCAATGCAACATAGAGGACAAGAAGCTACTGGTATTTCTTCATCGTGTGATGGAAAAATTTATACAAAAAAAGATAGAGGTTTAGTTTCAGAGGTTTTTACTGATGATGCCTTAAAATATCTAAAAGGGAATATGGCTATTGGACATAATAGGTATTCAACAGCTGGTGGAGATTCTATTTTAGATGCACAACCAGTTTATGCAAAATATAAACTTGGTGAAATATCAATTGTTCATAATGGAAATCTGATTAATAAAGATGAAGTAAGACAAGATTTAATTAATAAAGGTGCAATTTTCCAAACAGGAATGGATACTGAAAATCTAATTCATTTAATAGCTAAAAATACAAAAGATAGACTAAGAGATAGAATAAAAGAAGCTTTAGAAAAAACTATTGGTGCATATTGTTTTATTGTTCAAAGTAGAAGTAAACAGTTTGTAATTAGAGATAGATATGGAATTAGACCTTTATCTATTGGAAAATTAAAAAGTGGTGGATACATAGTTGCTAGTGAAACTTGTGCTTTTGATTTAGTTGGTGCAGAATTTATTAGAGATGTAAGACCTGGAGAAATGCTTATTTTAGCTGAAGGTTATGAACCAGAATCTATTCAACTATTTGAACCAGAATTTAGACCATGTGCTTTTGAATACGTATATTTTGCTAGACCAGATTCTGTAATAGATGGTAAAAATGTGTACACAACTAGAGAAAATATGGGTAAAGCATTAGCCAAGAATGATAAAAATAAAAATATTAAAATAGATATGGTTGTTCCTGTTCCAGATAGTGGAGTGCCTGCCGCACTTGGTTATGCTGCACAAAGTGGAGTACCATTTAAGTACGGAATCATTAGAAATCACTATGTAGGAAGAACTTTTATTGAACCAACTCAAGAGATGAGGGATTTAAAAGTAAGAATGAAATTAAGTCCTATGAGATCTTTGATTGAAGGTAAGTCTTTACTTGTAATTGATGATTCAATTGTTCGAGGAACAACTTCAAAAAGAATAGTTAAACTTTTAAAAGAAGCTGGTGCTAAAGAGGTTCATTTTAGAGTTGCTAGTCCAGAAATAAAATTCCCATGTTTCTATGGAATTGATACTCCACATAAAGAAGAATTAATTTCAAATAATATGAGTAAAGATGAAGTTTGTAAATATATAGAAGCTGATAGTTTAGAATATTTATCTATAGATGATTTAGTAAATGCAATCGGAAATGATAGAAATTATGCACTTGAAAGTTTTGATGGAGATTACTTCGTAAAAGCGTAA
- the dapB gene encoding 4-hydroxy-tetrahydrodipicolinate reductase, protein MVKIGILGSTGRVGSLLIDDLQNDKDAKLSAVHVTSKLLKTLPQDTIVTNDIKVLFDSCDVIIDFSKPSGTEALLTEVIENGAKKPLVIATTGLNKHQQNLLLEASKLVPILYATNMSLGVAVLNKLVTLASKTLRDFDIEIVEQHHRHKIDAPSGTALTLAEHAASARDLNLDDVRISGRDGNIGARTKDEIAVMALRGGDIVGRHTVGLYNDGEFLELNHTATARNTFSKGAIKVAKWIVGKDAKLYSINDALGL, encoded by the coding sequence ATGGTTAAAATAGGTATTTTAGGAAGCACTGGAAGAGTTGGTTCACTATTAATTGATGATTTACAAAATGATAAAGATGCTAAATTATCAGCAGTTCATGTTACTAGCAAGTTATTAAAAACTTTGCCACAAGATACAATTGTTACAAATGATATAAAAGTTTTATTTGATTCTTGTGATGTAATTATTGATTTTAGTAAACCTTCTGGAACAGAGGCTCTTTTGACTGAAGTTATTGAAAATGGTGCAAAAAAACCATTGGTGATTGCAACAACTGGATTAAATAAACATCAGCAAAATTTGTTGCTTGAAGCTAGCAAATTAGTACCTATTTTATATGCGACTAATATGAGTTTAGGAGTTGCTGTTTTAAATAAACTTGTAACTTTAGCATCTAAGACTTTAAGAGATTTTGATATTGAAATTGTTGAACAACATCATAGACATAAAATTGATGCACCTTCAGGAACAGCTTTAACTTTAGCTGAACATGCGGCAAGTGCAAGAGATTTAAACTTGGATGATGTAAGAATTTCTGGACGTGATGGAAATATTGGTGCTAGAACTAAAGATGAAATTGCTGTTATGGCATTAAGAGGTGGAGATATAGTAGGACGACATACAGTTGGTTTATACAATGATGGAGAATTCTTAGAATTAAACCATACAGCAACTGCAAGAAATACTTTTTCTAAAGGTGCAATTAAAGTTGCTAAATGGATTGTAGGAAAAGATGCAAAATTATACTCAATCAATGATGCTTTAGGTCTATAA
- the trxB gene encoding thioredoxin-disulfide reductase → MLDLAIIGGGPAGLTAGLYATRGGLKNVIMFEMGMPGGQITSSSEIENYPGQVEIVSGMDLMMKWPEQCQRFGLKHEMAQVENVTKNGDIFKVTTSDKKEYEAKSVLIATGSVPRRAGFKGENEFFGKGISTCATCDGFFYKGKEVAVVGGGDSAIEEAIYLAKLCKKVYLVHRRDTYRAAPSTVEHMKHTENIEEVTNVSVEEVFGDASGVTGLKVKCNKTGEIRDLPTPGVFIFVGRDVLNAPLKQADGSFLCDVRESGEVVVDLKMRTSVAGLYAAGDIRIDAAKQVVCAAGDGATAAVNIIEYLG, encoded by the coding sequence ATGTTAGATTTAGCAATTATAGGTGGAGGACCAGCTGGCTTAACTGCTGGGTTATATGCTACTAGAGGTGGCTTAAAAAATGTTATTATGTTTGAGATGGGAATGCCTGGAGGTCAAATAACAAGTTCTTCAGAAATTGAGAATTATCCTGGACAAGTTGAAATTGTTTCTGGAATGGATTTAATGATGAAATGGCCAGAGCAATGTCAAAGATTTGGACTAAAACATGAAATGGCACAAGTAGAAAATGTTACAAAAAATGGTGATATTTTTAAAGTAACAACATCAGATAAAAAAGAGTATGAAGCAAAATCTGTTTTAATAGCGACTGGTTCTGTTCCAAGACGTGCAGGATTTAAAGGCGAAAATGAATTCTTTGGAAAAGGTATTTCTACTTGTGCAACTTGTGATGGATTTTTCTATAAAGGAAAAGAAGTAGCTGTTGTTGGTGGTGGAGATTCTGCAATTGAAGAAGCTATATATTTAGCAAAATTATGTAAAAAAGTATATTTAGTTCATAGAAGAGATACATATAGAGCAGCACCTAGTACAGTTGAACATATGAAACACACAGAAAATATTGAAGAAGTTACAAATGTTAGTGTTGAAGAGGTGTTTGGCGATGCAAGTGGAGTTACAGGATTAAAAGTAAAATGTAATAAAACAGGTGAAATTAGAGATTTACCAACTCCAGGTGTATTTATTTTTGTAGGAAGAGATGTTCTAAATGCACCTTTAAAACAAGCAGACGGGTCTTTTTTATGTGATGTAAGAGAAAGTGGTGAAGTTGTAGTTGATTTAAAAATGAGAACATCAGTTGCCGGACTTTATGCAGCAGGTGACATCAGAATTGATGCAGCAAAACAAGTTGTTTGTGCAGCAGGAGATGGTGCAACAGCAGCAGTTAATATTATTGAGTATTTAGGATAA
- the trxA gene encoding thioredoxin: MGKYIELTASNFDEVTSKGVSMVDFWAPWCGPCRMIAPVIEELASDFEGKANICKVNTDEEQDLAVKFGIRSIPTVIYIKDGKVVDQTVGASSKQAFTDKINSLL; encoded by the coding sequence ATGGGAAAATATATTGAATTAACAGCTTCAAATTTTGACGAAGTAACAAGTAAAGGTGTATCTATGGTAGATTTCTGGGCTCCTTGGTGTGGACCTTGTAGAATGATTGCTCCAGTTATAGAAGAATTAGCTTCTGATTTTGAAGGGAAAGCAAATATTTGTAAAGTAAATACTGATGAAGAGCAAGATTTAGCTGTAAAATTTGGTATTAGATCAATTCCTACTGTTATTTACATAAAAGATGGTAAAGTTGTAGATCAAACAGTTGGTGCTTCTTCAAAACAAGCATTTACTGATAAAATTAATTCTCTTTTATAA
- the alaS gene encoding alanine--tRNA ligase: MDIRKEYLEFFRSKGHEVISSMPLVPDDPTLMFTNAGMVQFKDIFTGAVPTPKNKRATSCQLCVRAGGKHNDLENVGYTARHHTLFEMLGNFSFGDYFKEDAIAYAWEFVTVNLALPIDKLWVTVHNNDDEAFDIWSKYINPSRIMRFGDKDNFWSMGDTGACGPCSEIFYDQGEENFNGEEDYMGGDGDRFLEIWNLVFMQYERTADGKLNPLPKPSIDTGMGLERVIAIKEGVFNNFDSSNFKPIIKKIEEISSKNATSENIGSYRVIADHLRACSFMLSQGILFGNEGRPYVLRRILRRAVRHGYLIGFRKPFMAKLLDTLIEIMGGHYTELVENKNFIEEQLTLEEDRFFKTIDLGMSLFNEELEKTKDIFSGVTAFKLYDTYGFPLDLTEDMLRDRGLKVDLAKFDELMNNQKAMAKAAWKGSGDTSNEGDFKQLLEKFGSNEFVGYNNTTYKSKIIALLDEHFKEVKILEKDSTGWVMLDKTPFYATSGGQNGDIGALEDNKHIAIVEETTKFHGLNLSKVKVVNSSLKQGESVDAIVVNRNEVAKHHSATHLLQSALKIVLGDTVSQAGSLNDASRLRFDFTYPKAMTKEQIDEVEDLVNSMIARGISGNVEELPIEQAKKKGAIAMFGEKYGDVVRVVSFEDVSVEFCGGTHVRNTADIGSFYIVKESGVSAGVRRIEAVCGTAAIKYTKDIISKMNEIQAEVKNSDVILGIKKLKEQIKDLKKEIETSQSKTSSPIEETIINDTKVIVSVVENGDLKKIVDDTKNANEKVAIFLLQAKDDKVLIVAGSKNTNIKAGDWIKNIAPIVGGGGGGRPDFAQAGGKDTSKIQEAKTKALDYAKENL, from the coding sequence ATGGATATTAGAAAAGAATATTTAGAGTTTTTTAGAAGTAAAGGACATGAAGTTATTTCATCTATGCCTTTAGTTCCTGATGACCCTACATTAATGTTTACAAATGCTGGTATGGTACAGTTTAAAGATATATTTACGGGAGCTGTTCCAACACCTAAAAACAAACGAGCTACATCATGCCAATTATGTGTAAGGGCTGGGGGAAAGCATAATGATTTGGAAAATGTAGGTTATACAGCACGTCATCACACTTTATTTGAAATGCTTGGAAATTTCTCATTTGGAGATTATTTTAAAGAAGATGCTATTGCTTATGCTTGGGAATTTGTTACAGTTAATTTAGCGCTTCCTATAGACAAATTATGGGTTACTGTTCATAACAATGATGATGAAGCTTTTGATATTTGGTCAAAGTACATAAATCCATCAAGAATTATGAGATTTGGAGATAAAGACAATTTCTGGTCAATGGGAGATACAGGTGCTTGTGGACCTTGTAGTGAAATCTTTTATGACCAAGGAGAAGAAAACTTCAATGGTGAAGAAGATTATATGGGAGGAGATGGAGATAGATTTTTAGAGATCTGGAATTTAGTATTTATGCAATACGAAAGAACAGCTGATGGAAAACTAAATCCTCTTCCAAAACCATCTATTGATACAGGGATGGGACTTGAAAGAGTAATTGCAATTAAAGAAGGTGTTTTTAATAACTTTGATTCGTCTAATTTCAAACCAATAATTAAAAAAATTGAAGAAATTTCTTCTAAAAATGCAACTTCAGAAAATATTGGTTCATATAGAGTAATTGCTGACCATTTAAGAGCTTGTTCTTTTATGCTTTCACAAGGAATATTATTTGGAAATGAAGGAAGACCTTACGTTTTAAGAAGAATCTTAAGACGTGCAGTTAGACATGGTTATTTAATAGGATTTAGAAAACCATTTATGGCGAAACTTCTTGACACTTTAATAGAAATAATGGGTGGACACTATACAGAACTTGTTGAAAATAAAAATTTCATTGAAGAACAATTAACTTTAGAAGAAGATAGATTCTTTAAAACTATTGATTTAGGGATGTCTTTATTTAATGAAGAACTAGAAAAAACAAAAGATATTTTTTCTGGTGTTACTGCATTTAAATTATATGATACTTATGGTTTCCCTTTAGATTTAACAGAAGATATGTTAAGAGATAGAGGTTTAAAAGTTGATTTAGCTAAATTTGATGAATTAATGAATAACCAAAAAGCTATGGCAAAAGCAGCTTGGAAAGGAAGTGGTGACACTTCAAACGAAGGTGATTTTAAACAATTATTAGAAAAATTTGGTTCAAATGAATTTGTTGGATATAACAATACAACTTACAAATCAAAAATTATCGCTCTTTTAGATGAACATTTTAAAGAAGTAAAAATTTTAGAAAAAGATTCTACTGGATGGGTAATGTTAGATAAAACTCCATTTTATGCTACAAGTGGTGGACAAAATGGAGATATTGGAGCTTTAGAAGATAATAAACATATTGCTATTGTTGAAGAAACTACAAAATTTCATGGGTTAAATCTTTCAAAAGTAAAAGTTGTTAATTCATCTTTAAAACAAGGTGAAAGTGTTGATGCAATCGTTGTAAATAGAAATGAAGTTGCAAAACACCATAGTGCTACACATTTACTTCAAAGTGCTCTAAAAATAGTTTTAGGAGATACTGTTTCTCAAGCTGGTTCTTTAAATGATGCTTCAAGACTAAGATTCGACTTTACTTATCCAAAAGCTATGACAAAAGAACAAATTGATGAAGTTGAAGACTTAGTTAACTCTATGATAGCAAGAGGAATTTCAGGAAATGTTGAAGAACTTCCTATTGAACAAGCAAAGAAAAAAGGCGCTATTGCTATGTTTGGTGAAAAATATGGTGATGTTGTAAGAGTTGTAAGTTTTGAAGATGTTTCTGTTGAATTTTGTGGAGGAACTCACGTAAGAAATACAGCTGATATTGGAAGTTTTTATATAGTAAAAGAATCAGGTGTTAGTGCGGGAGTAAGAAGAATAGAAGCTGTTTGTGGAACTGCAGCAATAAAATATACTAAAGATATAATTTCAAAAATGAATGAAATTCAAGCAGAAGTTAAAAATAGTGATGTAATTTTAGGTATAAAAAAACTAAAAGAGCAAATCAAAGATTTGAAAAAAGAGATAGAAACTTCTCAAAGTAAAACTTCTTCTCCTATTGAAGAAACTATTATAAATGATACAAAAGTTATAGTTTCAGTAGTAGAAAATGGTGATTTAAAGAAAATTGTTGATGATACAAAAAATGCAAACGAAAAAGTTGCAATTTTCTTATTACAAGCAAAAGATGACAAAGTTTTGATTGTAGCTGGAAGTAAAAATACAAATATCAAAGCTGGTGATTGGATAAAAAATATTGCTCCAATCGTTGGTGGAGGTGGAGGTGGAAGACCTGACTTTGCACAAGCAGGTGGAAAAGACACTTCTAAAATCCAAGAAGCTAAAACTAAAGCTTTAGACTACGCAAAAGAAAACTTATAA
- a CDS encoding SIMPL domain-containing protein — MEKLSLKSSFVLGFFIFIGLGTLGYFISSSFLKSKELERTVIVKGLSEKEVQANIVLWPIKFSATASTLDELSKKVESDTNKVLEFLNKYGIKKEDITVNSPSIIDKNANEFTERDYTLRYLANRTINIYSQDIEKIRDVSGKLFELSQNGILFRVDDWDSKIEYLYTKLNEIKPAMIEEATANAREVAQKFAQDSNSKLGKIKKATQGQFEITSRDKNSEHIKNIRIVSTVEYYLND; from the coding sequence ATGGAAAAGTTAAGTTTAAAATCATCTTTTGTTTTAGGTTTTTTTATTTTTATCGGTTTAGGAACTTTGGGATATTTTATTTCGAGTAGTTTTTTGAAATCAAAAGAGCTAGAAAGAACAGTTATTGTAAAAGGTTTATCAGAAAAAGAGGTACAAGCAAATATTGTATTGTGGCCTATAAAATTTTCTGCAACAGCATCAACTTTAGATGAATTATCAAAAAAGGTTGAAAGTGATACAAATAAAGTTTTAGAGTTTTTAAATAAATATGGAATAAAAAAAGAAGATATTACAGTAAATTCTCCATCAATCATAGATAAAAATGCAAATGAATTTACAGAAAGAGACTATACTTTGAGATATTTAGCAAATAGAACTATAAATATATATTCTCAGGATATTGAAAAAATAAGAGATGTAAGTGGAAAACTATTTGAATTATCACAAAATGGAATTTTATTTAGAGTAGATGATTGGGATTCAAAAATAGAGTATTTATATACAAAATTAAATGAAATAAAACCAGCTATGATTGAAGAAGCAACAGCAAATGCTAGAGAAGTTGCACAAAAATTTGCTCAAGATTCAAATAGTAAATTAGGTAAAATCAAAAAAGCAACTCAAGGACAATTTGAGATAACTAGTAGAGATAAAAATAGCGAACACATAAAAAATATTAGGATTGTATCAACAGTTGAGTATTATTTAAATGATTAA
- a CDS encoding MFS transporter translates to MRINLLIIIYCLIVVMSVMYATQPLQPLLAKEFNITVIQASWFTAVILLFMAISPIIYGYTLEKMCAKKMLINASFILLITNICLGLSTNYEMFLFFRVCEALVVPAILTSLMSILANIDKENVKFNMSIYVAATVFGGLVGRIFSGFIATTFSYEYVFYSLSLAILVSITLIKKLDYNGDATIIKPKINDVINILQDKRFVIIYFVMFCIFFVFAGVLNVLPFRVKDISEHFSEFQISLLYLGYGMGILVSLTSKKIIKFFKNEINTILVACGFFIFVTIFLTNNDIIYLFLLLFLFCIGMFTAHTVSTQLANSMKSSQKSLTSGMYLTFYYLGGAMGSFLPTIIYKNFGWDFMIYLFALILVVVEVVVFINKKLF, encoded by the coding sequence TTGCGAATTAATCTTCTAATTATTATTTATTGCCTTATCGTTGTAATGTCAGTTATGTATGCAACACAACCATTGCAACCACTTTTGGCAAAAGAGTTTAATATTACAGTTATTCAAGCTTCTTGGTTTACAGCAGTTATTTTACTTTTTATGGCAATTTCTCCTATTATTTACGGATACACTTTGGAAAAAATGTGTGCAAAAAAAATGTTGATAAATGCTTCTTTTATTTTACTGATAACAAATATTTGTTTGGGATTATCTACAAATTATGAAATGTTTTTATTTTTTAGAGTTTGCGAAGCTTTAGTTGTACCTGCTATTTTAACTTCTTTGATGAGTATTTTGGCAAATATTGATAAAGAAAATGTAAAATTTAATATGTCAATATATGTTGCAGCAACTGTTTTTGGTGGACTTGTAGGAAGAATATTTTCTGGATTTATTGCTACAACATTTTCTTATGAATATGTATTTTATTCACTTTCTTTAGCAATTTTAGTATCTATTACTTTGATAAAAAAGTTAGATTATAATGGTGATGCAACTATTATAAAACCAAAAATAAATGATGTAATAAATATTTTACAAGATAAAAGATTTGTTATAATTTATTTCGTAATGTTTTGTATATTTTTTGTTTTTGCTGGTGTTTTAAATGTATTACCATTTAGAGTAAAAGATATCTCAGAACATTTTTCGGAGTTTCAAATATCATTGTTATATTTAGGTTATGGAATGGGTATTTTGGTATCTTTAACTTCAAAAAAGATTATAAAATTTTTTAAAAATGAAATAAATACTATTTTAGTTGCATGTGGTTTTTTTATATTTGTAACAATATTTCTAACAAATAATGACATTATATATTTATTTTTACTTCTATTTTTATTTTGTATTGGAATGTTTACAGCTCATACTGTAAGTACACAACTTGCAAATTCTATGAAATCTTCTCAAAAATCTTTAACATCTGGAATGTATTTAACTTTTTACTATTTAGGTGGAGCAATGGGTTCTTTTTTACCTACAATTATTTATAAAAACTTTGGTTGGGATTTTATGATATATTTATTTGCGCTTATTTTAGTCGTAGTAGAAGTAGTTGTTTTTATCAATAAAAAATTGTTTTGA
- a CDS encoding ArsS family sensor histidine kinase — protein sequence MIKNISISTFVNIIFALAFLSIFVTFTIFVNYDKQKHELTLQNRYELIAENILITFQNNPTVEILLSLYKKFQVSPIEDKDEKLEIIKNAQELTITQNYLGTYRVYKYNDIYYIYVQQYGYNVMLKDSANHRYNMAFIVLGFIVSILTFLILYEILMKKLKPLKMLNKQIIEFSQGNKDIKLNYTSTDEVGTIARNFNEAINIINNQSKSKDLFMRNMMHELKTPITKAMFIAETLEDDKTRENLQRAFKRMDDIIKELATVEKLTSKNTMIYKEKTNFMNIYKKTLEIMMINPQSVEANIDNFNFEVDTYMMSIVLKNLIDNAIKFSSDKKAVINANKNFIEIISLGKPLKNDLSHYTEAFCQEEKRSEGFGLGLYIVKTIVNLHKYKLEHKYQDGRNYFIINMTK from the coding sequence ATGATAAAAAATATCTCTATTTCTACTTTTGTAAATATAATATTTGCATTAGCTTTTTTATCTATTTTTGTAACTTTTACAATATTTGTTAATTATGATAAACAAAAACATGAATTAACTTTACAAAATAGATATGAGTTAATTGCAGAAAATATTTTGATTACATTTCAAAATAATCCAACTGTTGAAATCCTTTTATCTTTATACAAAAAATTTCAAGTTTCTCCTATTGAAGATAAAGATGAAAAACTTGAAATTATAAAAAACGCTCAAGAACTAACTATTACTCAAAATTATTTAGGAACTTATAGAGTTTATAAATATAATGATATATATTATATTTATGTGCAACAATATGGCTACAATGTTATGTTAAAAGATTCTGCTAATCATCGATATAATATGGCATTTATTGTTTTAGGATTTATTGTTTCAATTCTTACTTTTTTAATTTTATATGAAATATTAATGAAAAAGTTAAAACCACTAAAAATGTTAAATAAACAAATTATTGAATTTTCTCAAGGAAATAAAGATATAAAATTAAATTACACGAGTACTGATGAGGTAGGAACAATAGCAAGAAATTTTAATGAAGCAATAAATATTATAAATAATCAGTCAAAATCAAAAGATTTATTTATGAGAAATATGATGCATGAATTAAAAACTCCTATTACAAAAGCGATGTTTATTGCTGAAACTTTAGAAGATGATAAAACAAGAGAAAATCTTCAAAGAGCTTTTAAAAGAATGGATGATATTATCAAAGAACTTGCAACAGTTGAGAAATTAACTTCAAAAAATACTATGATATATAAAGAAAAAACAAATTTCATGAATATATATAAAAAAACTTTAGAAATTATGATGATAAATCCACAAAGTGTTGAGGCGAATATAGATAACTTTAACTTTGAAGTTGATACTTATATGATGTCAATAGTTTTAAAAAATCTAATTGATAATGCTATCAAATTCTCGTCAGATAAAAAAGCAGTGATAAATGCAAATAAAAATTTTATAGAAATTATCTCTTTAGGTAAACCTTTAAAAAATGATTTATCACACTATACTGAAGCATTTTGCCAAGAAGAGAAAAGAAGTGAAGGTTTTGGATTAGGGCTTTATATTGTAAAAACTATTGTGAATCTACACAAATATAAACTAGAACACAAATATCAAGATGGAAGAAACTATTTTATTATTAATATGACAAAATAG
- a CDS encoding response regulator transcription factor, producing MIKVLMIEDDLELAQIITDYLKSFDIEITNTDSPYNGLSMLNVHKDYQLIILDLTLPEIDGLELIPKIREKSNIPIIISSARDDILDKVMGLERGADDYLPKPYNPRELQARIKTILKRVDLQNEPKKAEQSSLFEIRESDMQILFKGVHLTLTLAEYDILKLLIQRNHGVVAREDFIYASDNIEDDSSLKNIDVIISRIRTKLAKIDDSTTYIKSVRGIGYQLI from the coding sequence ATTATTAAAGTACTCATGATAGAAGATGATTTAGAATTAGCTCAAATCATTACAGATTATTTAAAATCATTTGATATAGAAATTACAAATACAGATAGTCCCTATAATGGACTATCTATGTTAAATGTTCATAAAGATTATCAGTTGATAATTTTAGATTTAACGCTTCCTGAAATTGATGGATTAGAGTTGATTCCAAAAATTAGAGAAAAATCAAATATTCCAATTATTATTAGTTCAGCACGTGATGATATTTTGGATAAAGTTATGGGATTAGAAAGAGGTGCTGATGATTATCTTCCAAAACCTTATAATCCAAGAGAACTTCAAGCTAGAATAAAAACAATTTTAAAAAGAGTTGATTTACAAAATGAGCCTAAAAAAGCTGAACAAAGCTCTTTATTTGAAATAAGAGAATCTGATATGCAAATACTTTTCAAAGGTGTGCATTTAACTCTTACTTTAGCAGAATATGATATTTTGAAACTTTTAATACAAAGAAATCACGGAGTTGTAGCAAGAGAAGATTTTATATATGCAAGTGATAATATCGAAGATGATTCTTCTTTAAAAAATATTGATGTAATTATCTCAAGAATTAGAACAAAACTAGCAAAAATTGATGATAGTACAACTTATATAAAATCAGTAAGAGGTATTGGATATCAACTTATATGA